The following coding sequences are from one Candidatus Zixiibacteriota bacterium window:
- a CDS encoding kinase/pyrophosphorylase, with the protein MDGVKKIVIVSDGTGRTAKRLMDAVLSQYAQAEVGFRLEGTFQNVRNRKAVDKVLAEISNEYLVIYSFISPDIHKYFHRRLAERDILHINVLDPMLKTMRKFLGVHPDYRPGILHRIDDRYYKKVDAIGFTVEHDDGRGAMIGDADLVLVGLSRTCKTPISMYLACNHGLKVANIPIVPGVTTELALKHHLGHLPRERIVGLLMDPDILSHVREERLELLARTDSAVAELSDYVDVRVIRRDYRWCRELFERNGWRTVDVTRRAIEEVAVEILDELGIPREE; encoded by the coding sequence ATGGACGGGGTCAAGAAGATCGTCATTGTTTCCGACGGCACGGGGCGTACGGCCAAGCGGCTCATGGACGCGGTTCTCTCGCAGTATGCCCAGGCCGAGGTGGGGTTCCGCCTCGAGGGCACGTTTCAGAATGTCCGCAACCGCAAGGCGGTCGACAAGGTGCTGGCAGAGATCTCCAACGAGTACCTGGTGATCTACTCGTTTATCTCCCCGGACATCCACAAGTACTTCCACCGCAGGCTGGCCGAGCGCGACATCCTCCACATCAACGTCCTCGACCCGATGCTCAAGACGATGCGCAAGTTTCTCGGCGTCCACCCCGACTACCGCCCGGGCATCCTCCACCGCATCGACGACCGGTACTACAAGAAGGTCGATGCGATCGGGTTCACGGTCGAGCACGACGACGGCCGGGGGGCGATGATCGGGGACGCCGACCTTGTCCTGGTCGGCCTGTCGCGCACGTGCAAGACGCCCATTTCGATGTACCTGGCCTGCAACCACGGGCTGAAAGTGGCCAACATCCCGATCGTGCCGGGGGTGACGACCGAGCTGGCGCTCAAGCACCACCTCGGCCACCTTCCCCGCGAGCGGATTGTCGGGCTCCTGATGGACCCCGACATCCTCTCCCACGTGCGGGAGGAACGCCTGGAGCTGCTCGCCCGCACCGACAGCGCCGTGGCCGAACTGAGCGACTACGTGGATGTGCGGGTGATTCGCCGGGACTACCGCTGGTGCCGGGAGCTGTTCGAGCGGAACGGGTGGCGGACGGTCGACGTGACCCGCCGGGCGATCGAGGAGGTGGCGGTGGAGATTCTCGACGAACTGGGGATCCCGCGGGAGGAGTGA